ACATAAAATATGTGGATATGGTGGATTTTGACGACACCGAAGACCACTACAAGGACGGCTGTGCGCTTTTTGACATCACGCTCGGCAGCGAGGACGGAAGCGAGGACACAAAAAAAGGTTATGCGGAAATAAGAAAAGTTCTTGACGGCTACGACACGTTTATTTCCGAAAGCGACTTTGACAACTCAAAATCGCTCAACGACGAAATGTCGGTCGTTATCGCGATTGTCGCGGTTATCGTTGTCGCTGTACTTCTTCTCACGTCGCAGACTTATATGGAAATTCCCGTGCTTTTGATTACTTTCATTGTGGGAATTATACTAAACAAAGGCACAAACTTTATTTTCGGCGAAATCTCGTTTGTATCAAATTCGGTTACCGCCGTACTTCAGCTTGCGCTTTCGCTCGACTACGCGATTATTCTTATTCACCATTACAGCGAGGAGCGCGAAAGATGCGATCAGCACGACGCGGTTGTGCGCTCGCTTGCAAAATCAATTCCCGAAATAGCGTCAAGCTCGCTCACCACCGTATCGGGACTTGCGGCGCTTATGTTTATGCAATTTAAAATCGGCTTTGATATGGGTATGTGCCTTATAAAATCCATTATTTACAGCCTTGTCTGCGTGTTCACGCTTATGCCGTGCCTGCTTATGCTTCTGGGCAAATACATCGACAAAACGCACCACAAAAGCCTTTTGCCCGATATTTCCTGGCTCGGCAGTGTGGTATACAAATTAAGAATTATCATTCCGCCGATTTTTATCGGCATAATCATAGCCGGATATTTCGTATCGTCAAACTGCTCGTATACATATAATGAAAATTCGTCCAAAACGATACGCAAAAACGAAACGCAGATTGCAAAAGAAACGATAGAAGACTATTTCGGTGCAAAAAATCTGGCGGCGCTTGTCATTCCGGCAGGCGACTATGCGAAAGAAAAACAGCTTATCGCGGAACTTGAAACCCACCCCGAGGTTGACTCGATAAAGTCGCTTTCCAGCATTGAGGCAAAAGACGGATATGTTCTCACCGACTCGCTCACACCAAGGCAGTTTGCCGAGCTTATGGATATGGACATTGACACCGTTAAGCTTTTATACACAATGTATGCCGCCGACAAGGAGGAATACAGCAAGCTTTTATCAAATATGAACGATTTCGGCGTGCCGATAATTGATATGTTCACATTTGTTTACGACCTTAAAACAGACGGATATGTGCATTTTGACGACGAATTAAACGACGATTTGGACGATTTGCACATTCAGCTTGAAACGGCGAAAAAACAGCTTTTGGGCGATAATTACACACGTATGCTGGTATATCTTGATCTGCCCGTCGAAAGCGAAGAAACCTTTGCGTTTATCGACACGGTTCATAATATCACCGCAAAATATTACGACAAATATTACTTTGTGGGCGACTCCACAAGCTGTTACGACCTTGCGTCGTCGTTTGCTACCGATAATATCGTCGTTTCGGTGCTGTCGCTTTTGTTCGTAATAATAATACTGTTCTTCACCTTCAAAAACGCAGGACTTCCCGTGCTTTTGATTATGGTAATTCAGGGCAGTGTTTGGCTCAACTTCTCGTGGTCAACAGTTTCAAAGGCGAACATCTTCTTCTTGAGCTACCTAATTGTAAGCTCAATTCAGATGGGCGCAAATATCGACTACGCGATTGTAATTTCCAGCCGTTATATGGAGCTTCGCGGAGATATGGACATCAAAAAAGCTATGAAAAAGTCGCTCAACTTTGCTTTTCCGACAGTGCTTACCTCGGGCAGTATTCTTGCGGCGGCAGGATTTTTGATAAGTATGTTATCAAGCGAACCTGCCATAGTTTCAATCGGTCAGACGCTCTGCAGAGGAACACTTATATCAATGTTCCTTGTTATGTGCGTACTTCCCGAAATTCTTCTTCTCGGCGACACAATTCTGGAAAAATCGGGCGTTAACATTAAAAAACCCGACATTGTGCGCAAGGAAACGGGCAGATTTTTGGTTAACGGCCGTGTACGCGGTTATGTGAACGCCTTTGTTGACGCCGACATTCACGGTTTTGTCCGCGGAGATATGGAGGCTATGGTCAACATCGACAATATTGAAAAGGAGGATACGGCAGATGAAAACAATGAAAAATATGACGAAAATAATGACGATCAATAAACACATCTCGCTCGTTCTCGCTGTAATAATGCTCCTTTCTGTTTTTGCACCGCTTATGTCATCTTTTGCAGACAGCTCCGATATTGTCATCAAAAACGAAAAAGACTATCTTAACCTTGTAAAAAAATGCAAAACCGACACGTGGTCTAAAGGCAAAACCGTAACGCTTGCAAACGACATAGACCTGTCGAAAACAGACTTCTCCCCCATTCCCATCTTCGGCGGTCATTTTGACGGCAAGGGCTACACAATATCGGGAATAAAAATAAACAAAAAAGGCTCTGCAACAGGACTTTTCAGGTATATTCAATCGGGTGCAACGGTGGAAAACTTAAACGTTTCGGGAGATATCACCCCCGACGGAACGCAGAAAAACATCGGCGGTATCGTCGGAAGTTTGAGCGGTACGCTTAAAAACTGCACATTCACAGGCAGCATAAAGGCAAAAACAAACGTCGGCGGTATTGCAGGATATGTCACCGACTCGGGTGTTATTGACGGATGCACATTTTCCGGAAGTGTTATCGCAACAAGCTACACAGGCGGTATTGCCGGTCAGAATTTCGGCACAATATCAAACTGTGAAAACAAAGGAGGCATAAACACCAAAAACACCGAGGAATCGAAAACCATTCAGGACGTTGATATTGACATTACAAATCTGCGCTCCACCGAAAATTTTGAGGCGGCAACCGATACAGGCGGTATTGCCGGCTATTCAAAGGGAAAAATTTCCGACTGCACAAACCGCGGAAACGTTGGATACAAGTCTGTCGGCTACAACACGGGCGGTATCTGCGGACGTCAGGCAGGATATCTTAACAACTGCACAAACTACGGCACAATAAACGGCAGAAAAGACATCGGCGGAATTGTCGGTCAGGCTGAACCGTATATCATTCTTGAATACGCGCGCGACGTGCTCGAACAAGCCAATGACGTTTTCGGACGTATTCAGGACATTGCCGATGACAACTCGCTTTTGTCCGGCACTGCTCTCGGCGACAGCTTTGACTCTTTAAACGATACCCTTTCGCGCATAAATTCGTCTGCCGGTGTTTTGTCGGACGATATGTCAACATATGCCGACAAAATTTCAGACAGCGCAAATGAAATTTCCGACCGCTTAAACACTGCAGTTGAGGACGCAAAAGGCGCGCTGGACGATGCCGGAAAGGGCTGTGACGCTCTTTCGCTCGGTATGAAATCTATGGAGAAAAGCGCCGAACAGCTTAAAAATATTGTGGACGATTTGCGCGATGCATACCATCTTGCAAACAAGTCGGACGGTCACCTTGACGACGCGATGTATTACCTTGAACGCACGTCAATCCGCACATCTATGGCGATTGAAGATTTATCCGACGCGCTCAAAAAACTCGAACGCGGTTCAAAGAAACTGCAAACGGCGTCAAAATCGCTCCGTCTTGCATTTCAGCAGCGCGACCAGGCAATTAAAAATTTAAAGGATATGTGGGACGCAATCGGCGATATTCAAACGGGAATTTCGGAAGGCAGTGCGTCGATTACCGAAATTGCAAAAATTTTAAAAGACCTTGTTGACAAAGGATACATCAAGGCGGACACTACCGAGCTTAACAAAAATCTTCTGGCGCTCGCAAAGGCATACAAAAATATTGCAATCGCTCTCGGCGACGTCCGCGACGGTGTTTTGATGATGGCGGAGGATTTTGATATGTATACCGTTGCGTCTGCATTCAAAACATTTGCCGAGGCGTTCGACAATCTCACCGAGGCGATCCACTATTTTCGTCTTGCGCGGGACGATTTTGACGACGCGATAGACAAGCTGGACGACGTTTCGGACAGTGCAAAAATCGCGGCAGACACACTCAAAGAGGGACTTTCGCACATAGCGGACTCGACGGATTATCTTTCGTCAAGCGTTAAAAAGCTTGCCGATATAGCGGACGATTTCACAAAAAAAGGCGCGGTTAAAATGCCCGTTGCGTCCGAGATTTTCGGCAATGATTTTGACAATCTTCTGGACGAAATGAAAAATATGCAAAATGATTTTACAAATATAAAAAATGTTTTGTCGGGCAAAAAAGACATTCTTTCGGATAAAATCGACGCCTTGAACGACGAAATCCGCCAGCTCCGCAGTGTGCTTACAAAATCGTATGACGACAACATTAAGGCGGATGACGACGGATTTGTTGAAGATGTTTCCGATATTGACATTTTAAGCACAACACAGGGACGAATTGAAGGTTCGCGCAACCGAGGCGAGGTGTACGGCGATATTTCGGTAGGCGGTGTTGTCGGCTCAATGGCGGTTGAATACGACTTTGATCCCGAGGACGACGTTAAGGACAGAGGCACAAAATCGCTTAAATTCACATACAAGACCAAGTGCGTATTACGCCGATGCGTCAACGAAGGCAAGGTTAATTCGGCTAAAAACTACGCCGGCGGTATTGTAGGCAGAATGGATTTGGGCAGTGTCCTCTCCTGTGAGGGCTACGGCGCGGTTAAAGCGAACGACGGCGACTATGTCGGCGGTATCGCAGGCGCGTCCGAAACGGTTATACGAAATTCTGCGGCAAAATGCACTGTTTCGGGCAATGATTACGTCGGCGGTGTTGCCGGAAAGGCAGATACGGTTTCGCACTGCTACACTGTTGTAACCGCCGAAGAACACGGAGAATATGCAGGCGCAATCGCAGGTGATGCCGACGATAAATCAAAGATTTCGGGCAATGTTTTTGTCGGCGGAGAGCTTGGCGGTCTTGACGACATAAACTACACCGGCAAGGCACAGGAGGGCGAAATTTCCGACTATGTAAGCTTTGTTAAATCGAGCTTTAATACCGATACCGAGTTTAATTTGAAATTTACGGCAGACGGAAAGCTCATCGCAACCGTACCTTTTAAATACCGCGAAGAAATCACCGCGGATAAAATTCCGTCAGTGCCCGAGAAAAAGGGTTATTACGGCAAATGGAGCAGTTATGACTTC
This genomic stretch from Qingrenia yutianensis harbors:
- a CDS encoding efflux RND transporter permease subunit codes for the protein MKKGTGEKTFMEKAASLIVDKRNIVMLIYAIAVVFSLFSKNWVKVCNDITEYLPSDTETRQGLSLMEDEFVTFSTSRVMVANITYDKADALCEKIKDIKYVDMVDFDDTEDHYKDGCALFDITLGSEDGSEDTKKGYAEIRKVLDGYDTFISESDFDNSKSLNDEMSVVIAIVAVIVVAVLLLTSQTYMEIPVLLITFIVGIILNKGTNFIFGEISFVSNSVTAVLQLALSLDYAIILIHHYSEERERCDQHDAVVRSLAKSIPEIASSSLTTVSGLAALMFMQFKIGFDMGMCLIKSIIYSLVCVFTLMPCLLMLLGKYIDKTHHKSLLPDISWLGSVVYKLRIIIPPIFIGIIIAGYFVSSNCSYTYNENSSKTIRKNETQIAKETIEDYFGAKNLAALVIPAGDYAKEKQLIAELETHPEVDSIKSLSSIEAKDGYVLTDSLTPRQFAELMDMDIDTVKLLYTMYAADKEEYSKLLSNMNDFGVPIIDMFTFVYDLKTDGYVHFDDELNDDLDDLHIQLETAKKQLLGDNYTRMLVYLDLPVESEETFAFIDTVHNITAKYYDKYYFVGDSTSCYDLASSFATDNIVVSVLSLLFVIIILFFTFKNAGLPVLLIMVIQGSVWLNFSWSTVSKANIFFLSYLIVSSIQMGANIDYAIVISSRYMELRGDMDIKKAMKKSLNFAFPTVLTSGSILAAAGFLISMLSSEPAIVSIGQTLCRGTLISMFLVMCVLPEILLLGDTILEKSGVNIKKPDIVRKETGRFLVNGRVRGYVNAFVDADIHGFVRGDMEAMVNIDNIEKEDTADENNEKYDENNDDQ
- a CDS encoding GLUG motif-containing protein translates to MKTMKNMTKIMTINKHISLVLAVIMLLSVFAPLMSSFADSSDIVIKNEKDYLNLVKKCKTDTWSKGKTVTLANDIDLSKTDFSPIPIFGGHFDGKGYTISGIKINKKGSATGLFRYIQSGATVENLNVSGDITPDGTQKNIGGIVGSLSGTLKNCTFTGSIKAKTNVGGIAGYVTDSGVIDGCTFSGSVIATSYTGGIAGQNFGTISNCENKGGINTKNTEESKTIQDVDIDITNLRSTENFEAATDTGGIAGYSKGKISDCTNRGNVGYKSVGYNTGGICGRQAGYLNNCTNYGTINGRKDIGGIVGQAEPYIILEYARDVLEQANDVFGRIQDIADDNSLLSGTALGDSFDSLNDTLSRINSSAGVLSDDMSTYADKISDSANEISDRLNTAVEDAKGALDDAGKGCDALSLGMKSMEKSAEQLKNIVDDLRDAYHLANKSDGHLDDAMYYLERTSIRTSMAIEDLSDALKKLERGSKKLQTASKSLRLAFQQRDQAIKNLKDMWDAIGDIQTGISEGSASITEIAKILKDLVDKGYIKADTTELNKNLLALAKAYKNIAIALGDVRDGVLMMAEDFDMYTVASAFKTFAEAFDNLTEAIHYFRLARDDFDDAIDKLDDVSDSAKIAADTLKEGLSHIADSTDYLSSSVKKLADIADDFTKKGAVKMPVASEIFGNDFDNLLDEMKNMQNDFTNIKNVLSGKKDILSDKIDALNDEIRQLRSVLTKSYDDNIKADDDGFVEDVSDIDILSTTQGRIEGSRNRGEVYGDISVGGVVGSMAVEYDFDPEDDVKDRGTKSLKFTYKTKCVLRRCVNEGKVNSAKNYAGGIVGRMDLGSVLSCEGYGAVKANDGDYVGGIAGASETVIRNSAAKCTVSGNDYVGGVAGKADTVSHCYTVVTAEEHGEYAGAIAGDADDKSKISGNVFVGGELGGLDDINYTGKAQEGEISDYVSFVKSSFNTDTEFNLKFTADGKLIATVPFKYREEITADKIPSVPEKKGYYGKWSSYDFTSPEYETEIEAEYYRDIDIVESSLTRDGKAIMLLCGAFDDSASIRIAKNSQNHTKMKKVLDSYTVKIDGDYNDKHTVRYLPSENIKKVKLYAEYDGKIKKLKAKKFGSYLEFEISSGDFTIYETQKNYILGIVLKSLLAVIIALIIAFIIKNRRKFKMIFKKIKLPKLPKLPKADIKKLLKG